Proteins encoded within one genomic window of Siniperca chuatsi isolate FFG_IHB_CAS linkage group LG4, ASM2008510v1, whole genome shotgun sequence:
- the mrps35 gene encoding 28S ribosomal protein S35, mitochondrial — translation MASHTSKAFLSLGRINVPGLGLQKSVSRVTYATALSINSPTGNKGFPDRGGRGSFVRKPRRDSGEPRTEKMPVDQDWTAVYPAATPFRPGSVPLPVRMGYPVNGGVPPEKKGNLELIKIPNFLHLTPAAIKKHCEALKPFCTEWPSALDTDAKCDKHFPIKVESTDYVSAGPSVRNPSARIVHLKVKLSSLNLDDHAHKKMLKLVGGRYCKDTDILTITTDSCPLRQQNHDYAMYLLTVLYHESWKTEAWEAEKTVADMEEYSWEDSPSQRNILDVLVRMKVAGDGEGEEVREQLLGRREVQEYKDSVTRLKNEGESESTMLQYKEAVKKVLNL, via the exons ATGGCTTCGCACACAAGCAAGGCATTTCTGTCCCTAGGTCGAATAAATGTTCCTGGTCTTGGACTTCAGAAATCAGTGAGCAGGGTCACATACGCGACAGCTTTGTCAATAAATTCCCCTACTGGAAATAAAG GCTTTCCTGATAGAGGCGGTAGGGGATCCTTTGTCAGAAAACCCCGGAGAGAT TCAGGGGAGCCCAGGACAGAAAAGATGCCGGTGGATCAGGACTGGACTGCAGTTTATCCAGCAGCAACCCCCTTCAGACCAGGCTCCGTCCCCCTGCCTGTGAGGATGGGCTACCCTGTGAATGGAGGCGTTCCTCCAGAGAAGAAGGGCAACTTGGAGCTAATCAAG ATCCCAAATTTCCTGCATTTGACTCCGGCAGCCATCAAGAAACACTGTGAAGCTCTGAAAC CGTTCTGTACAGAGTGGCCCTCTGCCTTGGACACTGATGCCAAATGTGACAAGCACTTCCCCATCAAAGTAGAAAGCACAGACTACGTGTCTGCCGGCCCGTCCGTCAGAAACCCTTCAGCTCGTATCGTTCATCTCAAA GTAAAGCTGTCCAGTTTGAATCTGGATGACCATGCACACAAGAAAATGCTCAAACTTGTTGGGGGGAGATACTGCAAAGATACTGATATCCTCACTATCACAACTGACAG CTGCCCATTGAGACAGCAGAATCATGACTACGCCATGTACCTGCTAACTGTCCTTTACCATGAGTCTTGG AAAACAGAGGCCTGGGAGGCTGAGAAGACTGTAGCAGACATGGAGGAGTATAGCTGGGAGGACAGCCCGTCCCAAAGGAATATCTTGGATGTGCTAGTACGCATGAAAGTGGCCGGGGACGGAGAAGGCGAGGAAGTGCGAGAGCAGCTGCTGGGAAGAAGAGAGGTGCAGGAGTATAAGGACTCTGTCACAAGGTTGAAGAATgaaggagagagcgagagcacCATGCTGCAGTACAAAGAGGCCGTCAAGAAAGTACTCAACCTGTAA